The Solibacillus sp. FSL R7-0682 genome includes a window with the following:
- a CDS encoding DUF6096 family protein: MQYTTLKVGEQEFKLRATASAIVELEKKLGGRNPLQVLMTVENGEIPAVGNLLLILHASLQKYHHGMTWEKVLELYDDYVDVGNTYTDLIPVMIDAFKTSGFFKSASQETATVAATEKTSL, encoded by the coding sequence ATGCAATATACAACACTTAAAGTTGGCGAGCAAGAATTCAAATTGCGCGCAACAGCATCTGCGATTGTGGAATTAGAGAAGAAATTAGGTGGTCGTAATCCACTGCAAGTCCTAATGACAGTTGAAAATGGAGAGATTCCTGCAGTTGGTAATTTACTACTTATCCTGCATGCATCTTTACAAAAATATCACCACGGTATGACATGGGAAAAGGTGTTAGAACTTTACGATGATTATGTTGATGTTGGGAATACTTATACAGATTTAATTCCGGTTATGATTGATGCCTTCAAAACTAGCGGTTTTTTCAAATCAGCGAGCCAGGAGACGGCGACGGTAGCGGCAACAGAAAAGACGAGCCTGTAA
- a CDS encoding zinc ribbon-containing protein — protein sequence MTYKTGEKPGKGTYKCTSCGQLVVLDDTTDTLPPCPRCNNTEYTRV from the coding sequence ATGACATATAAAACAGGTGAAAAACCAGGCAAAGGTACTTACAAATGTACTTCATGCGGTCAATTGGTAGTATTAGATGACACTACAGACACATTACCACCTTGTCCGAGATGCAATAATACTGAATATACACGCGTGTAA
- a CDS encoding phage tail tube protein: MAGLLSKDTTLSYKSGSVSSFTVIEDLMEVPELGGDPEKVDVTTLSSSVKQYIPGIRDLGDLTFKFLYDNETTTSNYRVLRELQEANEVVTFKVEYPDGTGHEFKAYVNVKMDSAAVNAAMTFTAAMSLQSDITVTNPTGP, encoded by the coding sequence TTGGCAGGTTTATTATCGAAAGACACAACACTAAGCTACAAATCGGGTAGTGTTTCATCCTTCACTGTAATTGAGGATTTAATGGAAGTGCCGGAATTGGGCGGGGATCCCGAAAAAGTGGATGTTACCACTCTATCTAGTTCCGTAAAGCAATACATTCCAGGTATTCGTGATCTTGGTGATTTAACGTTCAAGTTTTTATATGACAATGAAACGACAACGAGTAATTACCGTGTCTTACGTGAGTTGCAAGAAGCGAATGAGGTTGTGACATTTAAAGTTGAGTACCCAGATGGTACAGGTCACGAATTTAAAGCTTATGTAAACGTGAAAATGGATTCAGCAGCGGTCAATGCAGCGATGACCTTCACAGCAGCAATGAGCTTGCAAAGCGATATTACTGTTACGAATCCAACGGGCCCTTAA
- a CDS encoding HK97-gp10 family putative phage morphogenesis protein, with product MTIRGLDSLIRKLDSLGGNSQKALKKGIQKATLQVQGDAKDLAPIGDSGFLRNSIQAKTEEKNDVITGKVSTDLFYGPYVEFGTGQRGEGSPSPPKSPLDVSYRQDWTGMEAQPYLYPALKQNEENVKMMVKEELKKEIRKLGGS from the coding sequence GTGACAATTCGAGGGTTAGACAGTCTTATACGAAAGCTAGATTCACTTGGGGGGAATAGTCAGAAAGCACTTAAAAAAGGAATACAAAAAGCTACTTTACAAGTTCAAGGTGACGCAAAAGATCTTGCACCAATTGGGGACAGTGGCTTTCTTCGCAACAGCATTCAAGCTAAAACAGAAGAAAAGAACGACGTAATAACAGGTAAGGTTTCAACAGATTTATTTTACGGTCCGTACGTAGAATTTGGAACGGGGCAACGGGGAGAGGGTTCACCTTCTCCTCCTAAATCGCCATTAGATGTAAGCTACCGACAAGATTGGACTGGTATGGAGGCTCAACCTTATTTGTATCCAGCTCTTAAACAGAATGAAGAAAATGTAAAGATGATGGTAAAGGAAGAGTTGAAAAAAGAAATACGAAAGCTAGGTGGTAGTTGA
- a CDS encoding Rho termination factor N-terminal domain-containing protein, producing MSATAFQRMRREQAAKQIKKTIGFAVPINSLQPRSIVEFSTKELKEMCKKLGIKGYSNKTEIELIELIKEAKSNSAGNERE from the coding sequence ATGTCAGCTACAGCATTTCAACGTATGAGGCGTGAACAGGCCGCTAAACAAATAAAAAAAACAATTGGCTTTGCTGTTCCCATTAATTCTTTACAACCTCGTTCAATTGTTGAATTTTCTACAAAAGAACTAAAGGAAATGTGTAAAAAACTTGGTATCAAAGGTTATTCCAATAAAACGGAAATTGAATTAATCGAACTAATTAAAGAAGCGAAAAGTAATTCCGCTGGAAATGAACGGGAGTGA
- a CDS encoding phage head-tail connector protein, whose product MELTQLDKLKINLGIKDESKDDDLNLILEDSRNDVLIWTNRKEIPVFLESTVRQITTIRYNMQGIEGQTSHSEGGISRSFDSLPQSIQNTINQSRLIKAARYET is encoded by the coding sequence GTGGAACTTACTCAGTTAGATAAATTAAAAATAAACCTGGGTATTAAGGACGAATCCAAAGATGATGATCTTAATCTTATTTTAGAAGATTCTCGAAATGATGTACTTATTTGGACCAATCGTAAAGAAATACCGGTTTTCTTAGAATCAACAGTTCGTCAAATAACTACCATCCGTTACAACATGCAAGGAATTGAAGGACAAACCTCTCATTCAGAAGGTGGTATTAGTCGCTCTTTCGATTCCTTGCCTCAATCAATTCAAAACACCATTAACCAATCGCGTTTAATAAAGGCAGCACGCTATGAGACTTAG
- a CDS encoding DUF4355 domain-containing protein produces the protein MKFIQMFILYIKNLFSKPKQTVKNFQPLLPLNLQFFADPTDPPADQEEPPADPPNDPPGDKSFTQEELDKIIQDRLGKAQAKWEKDYQTKLDAAKTEAEKLAKMNADQKAEYERQKREDELAKRESEITRRELRATALETLAEKGLPKTLADILVFTDAESTNASLDAVEKAFREAVEAGVNDRLRSEPPGGGGAKGGGQKNPWKKGTDFNLTEQGRILKENPDLAKQLIAAAK, from the coding sequence ATGAAATTTATTCAGATGTTTATTTTGTACATTAAAAATTTGTTCTCGAAGCCTAAACAAACAGTAAAAAATTTTCAACCTTTATTACCGCTTAATCTGCAATTCTTTGCTGATCCAACTGACCCGCCAGCGGACCAAGAAGAACCACCCGCCGACCCTCCTAATGATCCACCGGGGGATAAATCGTTTACGCAAGAAGAATTGGACAAAATTATTCAGGATCGTTTAGGAAAGGCTCAAGCCAAATGGGAAAAGGATTATCAGACGAAACTAGACGCAGCTAAAACAGAAGCTGAAAAGTTAGCCAAAATGAATGCTGACCAAAAGGCAGAGTATGAGCGACAAAAGCGTGAAGATGAGTTAGCGAAACGTGAAAGTGAAATCACGCGCCGTGAGCTTCGTGCAACAGCACTTGAAACGCTAGCGGAGAAAGGCTTACCGAAAACATTAGCCGATATTCTTGTATTTACTGACGCAGAATCTACTAACGCTAGTTTAGACGCAGTGGAAAAGGCTTTTCGTGAAGCAGTAGAGGCTGGCGTGAATGATCGCTTGAGAAGTGAACCACCTGGTGGAGGAGGCGCTAAAGGTGGAGGGCAAAAGAACCCGTGGAAAAAAGGAACTGATTTCAATTTGACTGAACAAGGCCGTATTTTAAAAGAAAACCCAGATTTAGCAAAGCAGTTAATCGCTGCAGCAAAATAA
- a CDS encoding major capsid protein, producing MKKPANLLMKLNIQFFAKTKISDVIVPEVFNPYVIQRTMELSALQASGIISNNPELDALAQGGGKLINMPYWNDLTGEDEVLSDTTALTPQKITAGQDVAALFLRGNAWSSNDLAYVLAGSDPMAAIGDLVAGYWARRRQALLFSMLKGVFASPSMSGNVHDISAEAGAAAVLSGSTFLDAKQKLGDAASQLTAISMHSLAYTHLQKQNLIEFIPDAEGKVQIPTYMGRRVIVDDGHPVAAGVYTSYLFGEGAIGLGNGFHPEAVETDRDSLAGDDILINRQAFVLHPRGVEFKNTSVAGPTPSNAEVEDAANWNRVYENKAIRIVKFVYKLA from the coding sequence ATGAAAAAACCAGCTAATTTATTAATGAAATTAAATATCCAGTTTTTCGCTAAAACAAAAATTAGTGATGTAATTGTACCGGAAGTATTCAACCCATACGTTATCCAACGAACAATGGAGTTATCGGCGTTGCAGGCGTCTGGTATCATCTCAAACAATCCCGAACTTGATGCATTAGCACAAGGCGGCGGTAAGCTTATCAACATGCCTTACTGGAACGACTTAACCGGAGAAGATGAAGTGTTGTCTGATACGACAGCTCTTACACCACAGAAGATTACTGCAGGACAAGACGTTGCGGCTTTATTCTTACGTGGTAATGCATGGAGCTCAAATGATTTAGCCTATGTTCTTGCCGGTTCTGACCCGATGGCAGCTATTGGTGATTTGGTGGCAGGTTATTGGGCACGCCGCCGTCAAGCGTTATTATTCTCCATGTTAAAAGGCGTGTTTGCTTCACCATCCATGAGTGGGAACGTTCATGATATTTCAGCCGAGGCTGGTGCAGCTGCTGTTTTATCCGGGTCGACATTCCTTGATGCTAAGCAGAAGTTAGGAGACGCTGCTAGCCAACTAACAGCTATCTCAATGCACAGTTTGGCATACACACATTTACAAAAGCAAAACCTAATTGAATTTATTCCGGATGCAGAAGGTAAAGTTCAAATCCCAACTTATATGGGACGTAGAGTGATTGTTGATGATGGGCACCCAGTAGCTGCAGGAGTTTATACTTCCTACCTATTCGGTGAAGGCGCTATCGGTTTAGGGAATGGGTTCCACCCAGAGGCAGTCGAAACGGATCGTGATTCACTTGCGGGTGATGACATTCTTATCAACCGTCAAGCGTTTGTATTACATCCTCGTGGTGTTGAGTTCAAGAATACTTCTGTTGCAGGTCCAACACCTTCAAATGCAGAGGTGGAAGATGCAGCTAACTGGAACCGTGTGTATGAAAACAAAGCAATTCGTATTGTGAAGTTTGTTTATAAATTAGCTTAA